In Methanobacteriaceae archaeon, the following are encoded in one genomic region:
- a CDS encoding DNA repair exonuclease — MQFAHLADTHLGYRQYGLIQREEDFLQVFNETIEEIIRERPEFVIHSGDLFEYSRPPTKALLTAQRGILRLKDENIPIYAIAGNHDVVMRKNALPPQILYKNFGLKLLSPKKPFYIKDDVFIGGAPYASKYHSKHLIRRLQSIEKSSNDFKKRILVLHQGIDRYIPYEYEIKIGDVPQSFTYCAFGHIHERIIDDFGEGKLAYPGSTEIWRSNEVEGYKKNGKGFYLVDISGDMPEIENINLKLPREFIKEVIPFIELQDFLSRINKYISTLPKKPILLVTVEGGNFSRSEVYETLNQEFSDSCLAVRSKYKPTTVEDGKSLFKPDREVLDIKKMIEHGLKDFNNEKVNQLATDLLKELSEGDFKMAEELAQNFYEDLYDH, encoded by the coding sequence ATGCAGTTTGCCCACCTTGCTGACACTCACCTGGGTTACCGCCAGTACGGGCTAATTCAACGGGAAGAGGACTTCCTACAAGTTTTTAATGAAACCATTGAAGAAATTATAAGAGAAAGACCTGAATTTGTCATCCACTCTGGAGATCTGTTTGAATACTCAAGACCCCCTACTAAAGCTTTGTTAACAGCACAGAGGGGAATTCTTAGATTAAAAGATGAGAACATCCCCATTTATGCAATTGCAGGTAATCATGATGTTGTGATGCGTAAAAACGCCCTTCCTCCACAAATTTTATATAAAAATTTTGGTTTAAAGCTTTTAAGCCCTAAAAAACCATTTTATATCAAGGATGATGTTTTCATAGGTGGTGCGCCCTATGCATCTAAATATCATTCCAAACATCTAATTAGAAGACTCCAATCAATAGAAAAATCATCAAATGATTTTAAGAAAAGGATTTTGGTACTTCATCAGGGTATCGACCGTTATATTCCCTATGAATATGAAATTAAGATTGGTGATGTTCCTCAGAGTTTCACCTACTGTGCATTTGGTCATATACACGAAAGAATAATTGATGACTTCGGAGAGGGTAAACTAGCCTATCCAGGTTCTACAGAGATATGGCGTTCCAACGAAGTTGAAGGGTATAAAAAGAACGGGAAAGGATTTTATCTGGTTGATATTAGTGGAGATATGCCAGAAATTGAAAATATCAATCTTAAACTGCCCCGGGAATTTATAAAAGAAGTTATTCCCTTCATAGAACTCCAGGACTTTCTATCAAGGATAAATAAGTACATATCAACCCTACCAAAAAAACCTATTCTCCTGGTTACTGTGGAAGGAGGGAATTTCAGCAGATCAGAGGTGTACGAAACTTTAAACCAGGAATTTTCTGATTCCTGCCTGGCAGTAAGGTCAAAATACAAACCTACAACAGTTGAAGATGGAAAAAGTCTTTTTAAACCGGACAGAGAAGTTTTAGATATTAAAAAGATGATTGAACATGGTCTTAAAGATTTTAACAATGAAAAAGTTAACCAGCTGGCAACGGATCTTTTAAAGGAGCTTTCTGAAGGAGATTTCAAAATGGCCGAAGAATTAGCTCAGAATTTCTATGAGGATTTATATGATCATTAG
- a CDS encoding ATP-binding protein, which translates to MNSILGRCIGETSLVDVSFISKEMPRVGEYVCLKYDGKNVLGMIESLVRGSVSINDQIYDPLTIEKIKAIEGDDHYVKGTVKILGDIDNDLRIPRTPAPPGTEIKVADAEVLKKIFKVDKYGLKLGNLITQDEVAVEVDINKMVSRHLAVLAMTGAGKSNTVSVIVDGLLNVKGSVLIFDMHSEYVNTDFGEDKVNVINPQINPLYLSFSEMKKLSNIPSNAYVQERYFLKAYKMARKSLMQGSATGKDFIALLINQLESWLSESEDPENKSGSASDRKSIADVLNKIEHMQDKYGNILSLEAKDIIDSLEVGKANILDLGSVDEFASDVVVSHILRNVLSSRKEFLRTGDGLEFPVFLILEEAHILAPQNRKTESKSWISRIAREGRKFSVGLCLVSQSPKSLDSDALSQANNMIILRLVEPTDQSHVQRASESLSDDLIAQLPSLNIGEAIVLGLMTRIPTLVKINEFKGKISGGDLNIVDEWSKSHENQRKILDEQKREYEDLGGDY; encoded by the coding sequence ATGAATAGTATCCTAGGAAGATGCATTGGAGAAACTTCACTGGTTGATGTTAGTTTCATTTCAAAGGAAATGCCCAGGGTGGGCGAATACGTTTGCCTGAAATATGATGGAAAAAATGTTCTGGGAATGATCGAATCACTGGTAAGAGGCAGTGTTTCCATCAATGATCAAATATATGATCCCCTCACCATTGAAAAAATCAAAGCCATTGAAGGTGACGACCATTATGTGAAGGGAACCGTCAAAATACTGGGAGATATTGATAATGATCTACGCATCCCCCGAACACCAGCACCACCTGGAACCGAAATAAAAGTTGCTGATGCAGAGGTTTTAAAGAAAATATTCAAAGTGGATAAATATGGTTTGAAACTTGGAAATCTCATCACTCAAGATGAAGTGGCTGTAGAAGTTGATATCAATAAAATGGTGTCAAGACACTTGGCAGTTCTGGCTATGACCGGAGCAGGTAAATCAAATACTGTCTCAGTTATTGTTGATGGTCTTTTAAATGTTAAGGGAAGTGTTTTGATATTTGACATGCACTCTGAGTATGTGAACACTGATTTTGGAGAAGATAAAGTTAATGTAATAAATCCTCAAATTAACCCACTTTATCTATCATTCAGTGAAATGAAAAAACTATCAAACATCCCCTCCAATGCCTATGTTCAGGAAAGATACTTCTTGAAAGCTTATAAAATGGCACGTAAAAGTTTAATGCAAGGTTCTGCTACTGGAAAAGATTTTATTGCTCTTTTAATAAATCAACTGGAGAGCTGGCTCTCAGAATCAGAAGATCCTGAGAATAAATCTGGCAGTGCATCTGACAGGAAATCCATAGCTGATGTTTTGAATAAAATAGAGCACATGCAGGATAAATATGGTAACATACTCAGCCTGGAAGCAAAAGACATCATCGACAGCCTGGAAGTGGGCAAGGCCAATATACTGGATCTGGGTTCAGTGGATGAATTCGCATCTGATGTGGTGGTCAGCCACATACTAAGGAACGTGTTAAGCAGTCGGAAAGAGTTTTTAAGAACTGGAGACGGTCTTGAATTTCCAGTTTTCCTGATCCTGGAAGAAGCCCATATTTTAGCCCCTCAAAACAGGAAAACAGAATCCAAATCATGGATTAGTAGAATTGCACGGGAAGGGCGTAAATTTTCTGTTGGTCTGTGCCTGGTTAGTCAGAGCCCCAAATCTCTGGATTCTGATGCCCTGTCACAGGCAAATAACATGATAATTCTTCGCCTGGTGGAGCCAACTGACCAGAGTCATGTGCAGCGTGCCAGTGAAAGCCTGAGTGATGATCTAATAGCCCAACTCCCATCATTAAATATTGGTGAAGCGATTGTACTGGGTTTAATGACCCGAATCCCCACTCTAGTTAAAATTAATGAGTTTAAGGGTAAAATATCTGGTGGAGACCTGAATATTGTGGATGAATGGTCTAAATCCCATGAAAATCAAAGAAAAATCTTAGATGAACAGAAAAGGGAATATGAAGATCTTGGGGGAGATTACTGA
- the serB gene encoding phosphoserine phosphatase SerB has translation MIKLIAFDLDNVLIDGEVIDEMAKLTGVEEEISKITSQAMEGDLDFGKALTERVALLKGASVEEINKVMLEIPLMEGAKESISQLKKRGYKIATITGSFDVIAQRMKDELDLDYTYSNSLEEKDGVLTGKVTGPLVNGSKADILKELMSLEKISSDECAAVGDGANDVSMLKEAGLGIAFNAKPVLKEMADVVVEKKDLRELLEIFDDPSSKKEAEEESQESFSELLSKKKELEKVLKELTAERDQLNDEAKKFRQERDELNSQIRGNLDNALKYRDERDQVNQEVKKYKKLRDEAHQKYKKMEWTSGRREAIQVEDEIKRLEKTIETRVLDIRKENELVKKVTDLRKKLQGMQEDEESRSEALKFKEESENYHAKVVELSDQAQETHEKMLEYFRKIDEIRSQADACHQKFIETREKANKVHEEVKATFGKIRKANKGMDRVKAKERSKEDEIVRKKNSEEKEKAEEIYRKFREGKKVSTEELLLLQKHNIV, from the coding sequence TTGATTAAACTTATCGCATTTGATCTTGATAACGTTCTAATTGACGGTGAAGTCATAGACGAGATGGCTAAATTAACTGGAGTAGAGGAAGAAATTTCTAAAATAACCAGTCAGGCCATGGAAGGAGACTTAGATTTCGGAAAAGCCCTTACAGAAAGGGTGGCACTCTTGAAAGGAGCATCTGTTGAAGAGATTAACAAGGTTATGCTGGAAATCCCTCTCATGGAAGGGGCGAAGGAAAGTATAAGCCAGCTCAAAAAAAGAGGATATAAAATAGCAACCATAACTGGCAGTTTTGATGTTATTGCCCAGCGCATGAAGGATGAACTTGACCTGGATTACACTTACTCCAACTCTCTTGAGGAGAAGGACGGAGTTCTCACTGGGAAAGTTACCGGGCCACTGGTTAATGGTTCAAAAGCTGATATACTCAAAGAGTTAATGAGTTTGGAAAAAATCTCATCTGATGAATGTGCAGCAGTGGGGGACGGAGCTAACGATGTTTCCATGCTGAAAGAAGCAGGATTAGGAATAGCTTTCAATGCCAAACCAGTATTAAAAGAAATGGCTGATGTTGTAGTTGAGAAGAAGGATTTAAGAGAATTACTGGAAATATTTGATGATCCAAGTTCCAAAAAAGAGGCTGAAGAAGAATCTCAAGAAAGTTTCAGCGAACTATTATCGAAGAAGAAAGAATTAGAAAAAGTCCTAAAGGAACTAACAGCTGAAAGAGACCAGCTTAATGATGAGGCTAAAAAATTTCGCCAGGAAAGGGACGAACTCAACTCTCAGATAAGGGGGAACCTGGACAATGCCCTTAAATACAGGGATGAAAGAGACCAGGTTAACCAGGAAGTTAAAAAATATAAAAAACTCCGTGATGAAGCCCATCAGAAATATAAGAAAATGGAATGGACCTCTGGAAGAAGAGAAGCAATTCAAGTGGAAGATGAGATAAAACGCCTGGAGAAAACCATTGAAACCAGGGTCCTGGACATCAGAAAAGAAAACGAGCTGGTTAAAAAGGTTACAGACCTCCGTAAAAAACTTCAGGGCATGCAGGAAGATGAAGAAAGCCGCAGCGAAGCTTTGAAGTTTAAAGAAGAATCTGAAAATTATCATGCTAAAGTGGTGGAGTTATCTGACCAGGCACAGGAAACCCATGAAAAGATGCTGGAGTACTTCCGCAAAATCGATGAAATCCGCAGCCAGGCAGATGCATGCCATCAGAAATTCATAGAAACAAGGGAAAAGGCTAACAAAGTCCATGAAGAAGTTAAAGCAACCTTTGGAAAAATAAGAAAAGCTAATAAGGGCATGGACCGGGTTAAAGCCAAGGAAAGAAGCAAAGAAGACGAAATTGTGCGCAAGAAAAACTCTGAGGAAAAAGAGAAAGCTGAAGAAATCTACCGTAAATTCAGGGAAGGTAAAAAGGTTTCAACTGAGGAGTTACTTCTCTTACAGAAGCACAACATCGTCTGA
- a CDS encoding AAA family ATPase — protein MIIRNLHLKNFKSHRDTRIDFNTGISLIIGGNGAGKSSILEAVSFALFKQHTSKRIEQLITVGQKRMSITLEFKAHGRTYRVLRERSKTSSRAIMSIKEGGKFRSLVSGDKQVTMEVQNLLEMDGDLFLNAVYVRQGEISDLIEKTSSEKKQMIGRLLGIDSFEKAWKNFRIIIDKYNEKKLILNGKIESLKELEGELDSKKEQKQQLKSKIKNLNREIEEKIIDTNLTREKKEILDKRSLEFEKNRTLLNSQESLLEQLQKTKKDLNYQLTEIMSKEQETKELRPKLRKLEVLKSLEEKSKELKNLNKDKERLMNILNDIKRFDNVLKENEHYYNEYSVLNSDINNLQNAKYQIEGSRVLYEQYTTRKLKIEAKIKKSLKKINDILIKSNKILDTKFDTAEEFENYLSEFKPQLDSEINKTSKLIQDIQKELSNIQVKNKDLEKPIKELKRVKDLCPICKSTIKPEKRVELLNEYQSDIESNIRRSKRLKEKLRELEAQKANLDLKQSKIQSINIGILKEYLRSVEEDNKEIQQINANLAELQKKIVILERIEEDIKEKKSQIENIKGKYENYIAAKGSLESLGDIKNHLSNLDEININIRDLRKNISSLIEIAGDSVENLPEEISYLEEMNKRYQRLLGEIKQKDSLLKREKENETLIKETLQEMEEIGKKIEALNYNEQSHERVKKDWELKNEELSRLTGEKQKSTGQLDQLSNSITELESKIQSYQKYKNDLKNLKDFLKLLKFIRDLFSKDGVQKDLRNISRPLIEEKTRELFERFNFEYSDIKLDEDYDVTIYGPTGESSLDMISGGEKIAVALAMRLGITQVLSGGSLELIMLDEPTIHLDTYRRQELIDLLKKMSIIPQMIIVTHDADLEDAADNILRIEKEDGVSFLSEA, from the coding sequence ATGATCATTAGAAACCTTCACCTGAAGAATTTTAAATCACATAGGGATACTAGGATAGATTTTAATACTGGAATATCGCTTATAATTGGTGGAAATGGAGCGGGTAAGTCCAGTATTCTTGAGGCAGTGAGTTTTGCACTTTTCAAGCAGCATACCAGTAAAAGAATTGAGCAGCTTATAACTGTTGGTCAAAAAAGGATGTCCATCACCCTAGAATTTAAAGCCCACGGCCGTACGTATCGAGTTTTAAGAGAACGTTCTAAAACATCTTCCAGGGCAATTATGAGTATTAAGGAAGGTGGGAAGTTTCGATCATTAGTTTCAGGGGATAAACAAGTTACAATGGAAGTTCAGAATCTGCTGGAGATGGATGGAGATCTATTCCTCAATGCAGTATACGTTCGTCAGGGAGAAATTTCCGACTTAATTGAAAAAACATCATCTGAGAAAAAACAAATGATAGGCAGACTTTTAGGTATTGATTCTTTTGAAAAAGCCTGGAAAAATTTTAGAATTATCATAGATAAATATAACGAGAAAAAATTGATATTAAATGGTAAGATAGAATCCTTAAAAGAACTTGAAGGAGAATTAGATTCTAAAAAAGAACAAAAACAACAACTTAAAAGCAAAATTAAAAATCTTAACCGGGAAATAGAAGAAAAAATAATTGATACCAATCTAACCCGGGAAAAAAAGGAAATCCTTGATAAAAGAAGTTTAGAATTTGAAAAAAACCGAACACTCCTAAATTCACAAGAATCTCTCCTGGAACAACTGCAAAAAACCAAAAAAGATCTAAATTACCAGTTAACGGAAATAATGAGCAAAGAACAGGAAACAAAAGAATTGAGACCAAAATTAAGAAAGTTAGAAGTTTTAAAAAGTTTGGAAGAGAAAAGTAAAGAACTTAAAAACCTCAATAAAGACAAGGAAAGATTAATGAACATCTTAAATGATATTAAACGTTTTGATAATGTCTTAAAGGAAAATGAACATTATTATAATGAATATTCGGTTTTAAATAGTGATATTAATAATTTACAGAATGCTAAATATCAGATTGAGGGAAGTAGAGTACTATATGAACAATACACCACAAGAAAATTAAAAATTGAAGCTAAAATTAAGAAATCTCTTAAAAAAATAAATGATATCCTTATAAAATCTAATAAGATACTGGACACTAAATTTGACACTGCTGAAGAATTTGAGAATTATTTATCTGAATTCAAACCCCAATTAGATTCAGAGATAAATAAAACTTCAAAATTAATCCAAGATATACAAAAAGAACTATCAAATATTCAGGTGAAAAACAAAGACCTTGAAAAGCCTATTAAAGAGCTAAAACGTGTTAAAGATCTTTGTCCCATCTGTAAATCAACTATTAAACCAGAAAAAAGGGTTGAACTTTTAAATGAATATCAATCCGATATTGAGTCAAATATCCGAAGATCTAAAAGGTTGAAAGAAAAACTAAGGGAACTTGAAGCTCAAAAAGCCAATCTGGACTTAAAACAATCTAAAATCCAAAGTATAAATATTGGAATCTTAAAGGAATACCTTAGATCTGTTGAAGAAGATAATAAAGAGATTCAACAAATCAATGCAAATCTTGCAGAGCTTCAAAAAAAGATAGTTATTTTAGAAAGAATTGAAGAGGATATAAAGGAAAAAAAATCCCAAATTGAAAATATTAAAGGAAAATATGAAAATTACATCGCAGCTAAAGGTTCTTTAGAGTCTTTAGGAGATATTAAAAATCATTTATCGAATTTAGATGAAATTAACATAAATATTAGAGATTTGAGGAAAAATATCAGTTCCCTTATTGAAATTGCTGGAGATAGTGTGGAGAATCTTCCAGAAGAAATAAGTTACCTGGAGGAAATGAACAAAAGATATCAACGACTTTTAGGAGAAATTAAACAAAAAGATTCTCTTTTAAAGCGGGAAAAAGAAAATGAAACTCTTATCAAGGAAACTTTACAAGAAATGGAAGAGATAGGTAAAAAAATTGAAGCCTTGAATTATAATGAACAATCTCATGAAAGAGTTAAAAAGGATTGGGAATTGAAAAATGAAGAGTTGTCTAGGCTTACCGGAGAAAAACAGAAGTCAACTGGCCAGTTAGATCAGCTGAGCAATTCCATCACAGAGTTAGAATCTAAAATTCAATCCTATCAAAAGTATAAAAATGATTTGAAGAATCTTAAAGACTTCTTGAAATTATTGAAGTTTATCCGTGATCTTTTCAGTAAGGATGGGGTTCAAAAAGATTTGAGGAACATTTCAAGGCCATTAATAGAAGAAAAAACCAGAGAACTTTTTGAAAGGTTTAATTTTGAATATTCTGATATTAAACTGGATGAAGATTATGATGTGACTATTTATGGCCCCACCGGTGAAAGCAGCCTGGATATGATAAGTGGTGGAGAGAAAATAGCAGTAGCACTTGCTATGAGGTTAGGAATCACCCAAGTACTCTCTGGAGGTAGTTTAGAACTTATCATGCTGGATGAACCCACCATCCATCTTGATACCTACCGCAGACAGGAACTGATTGACCTGCTTAAGAAAATGTCCATAATACCCCAGATGATCATTGTTACTCATGATGCAGATCTGGAAGATGCTGCAGATAATATTTTAAGAATTGAAAAAGAAGATGGTGTTTCTTTTCTGTCAGAAGCCTGA
- a CDS encoding MFS transporter encodes MKPNKDSFHVDNDVKIAALLVASIASFFTPFMGTSVNIALPTIGIDFGADAIILNWVTNGFLLAAAIFAVPLGRVADIHGMKRIFTYGIIIFTVASFFCALAPDSLALIASRVLQGIGSAMIFVTGLAIISSVYPPKHRGKAIGINVAAVYVGLSVGPVVGGLMTQYLGWRSLFLLMIPFGLLVVAIVFWKLHDEWAASKGEKFDYIGSILYSSMLFLVMYGFSSLPGMSGWVMLILGIIGFLAFVKWELSTKSPVFNVRLFKNTAFTFSSMAALINYSATFAVTLLLSYYLQYIKGFEPQAAGMILVAQPIVMAIMAPIAGRMSDRFDARLIATTGMATVTLALFTLTFIDANTPITDILIGLAVLGLGFGLFSSPNTNVIMGSVERRFYGVASATVSTMRLIGQTMSIGIATLIFALFIGRVQIAPAQYPALLESIQICFVVFTALCFVGVFVSWYRGESGYQEEKNRQ; translated from the coding sequence ATGAAACCTAATAAAGATTCTTTTCATGTTGATAATGATGTAAAAATAGCTGCACTTTTAGTTGCATCCATTGCTTCCTTTTTCACTCCATTCATGGGAACTTCAGTTAATATTGCATTACCCACCATTGGAATTGATTTTGGGGCAGATGCCATTATATTAAACTGGGTCACCAATGGATTTCTACTGGCAGCTGCAATTTTCGCAGTTCCCCTGGGAAGAGTGGCTGATATACATGGAATGAAGAGGATTTTCACCTATGGGATCATCATATTCACCGTAGCCTCCTTTTTCTGTGCATTGGCACCAGATTCACTGGCTCTCATAGCTTCCCGGGTTCTGCAGGGGATTGGATCGGCCATGATCTTTGTAACCGGTCTGGCCATTATCAGCTCAGTATACCCACCAAAACACCGGGGAAAAGCCATTGGTATTAATGTAGCTGCAGTTTACGTGGGACTATCTGTAGGACCAGTAGTTGGCGGCTTAATGACCCAGTACTTAGGGTGGAGAAGTTTATTCCTACTCATGATACCTTTTGGACTTCTCGTGGTGGCAATAGTATTTTGGAAGCTTCACGATGAATGGGCTGCGTCTAAGGGGGAAAAATTTGACTATATTGGTTCCATACTTTACAGTTCAATGCTATTTTTAGTTATGTACGGATTTTCTAGCCTGCCAGGTATGAGTGGGTGGGTCATGTTAATTTTGGGGATAATCGGATTCCTGGCATTTGTTAAATGGGAACTCAGCACCAAAAGTCCAGTGTTCAATGTTAGACTTTTTAAAAACACCGCTTTCACCTTTTCCAGCATGGCAGCGCTTATAAACTACAGTGCTACCTTTGCAGTAACTCTGCTTTTAAGTTATTACCTCCAGTACATAAAGGGCTTCGAACCCCAGGCTGCGGGGATGATTCTGGTGGCCCAACCAATAGTAATGGCCATCATGGCTCCTATCGCAGGGAGAATGTCAGACCGGTTTGATGCCCGTCTCATTGCCACCACTGGGATGGCCACAGTTACCTTGGCTCTGTTTACCTTAACATTCATTGATGCTAACACCCCCATAACTGATATACTAATAGGATTGGCTGTATTGGGACTGGGATTCGGACTTTTTTCCTCACCCAATACCAATGTGATTATGGGTTCAGTGGAGAGAAGATTCTATGGAGTAGCTTCTGCTACAGTGAGCACCATGCGACTCATAGGCCAGACCATGAGCATAGGAATAGCCACCCTGATCTTCGCGCTCTTCATAGGCCGTGTTCAGATAGCACCCGCTCAGTATCCGGCCCTGCTTGAAAGTATACAGATATGCTTCGTGGTATTCACTGCACTCTGTTTCGTGGGAGTGTTTGTATCATGGTATAGGGGAGAGAGTGGATATCAGGAAGAAAAAAATAGGCAATAA
- a CDS encoding DNA double-strand break repair nuclease NurA, translated as MLDSLYEKALKKRSYINQRLEEIRFSQLDAAEHWVNFQIEESTSEVNIAAGDGSINKRKFLPFIFYAIDAEGLIHTKNGLKRVESSEIDIINHHKYVEDRLRSYMEIFEIKNALKMLAEHEVDLFLFDGSILGNLIRPFPIEKELKEEVKEKIRGKYLPALVEELKCSDVGISSAKFAGEITAEFEDNTEPMIYLENLEKLLVISELMDMNEKIVAISKTSTRTEYFGSKVPDMAIFDMHRKTQGYSKPRYSSVSEVKRYFPVRNDFLKSLTFSIFYARLSDYKNILKFELPYQATEEDIKKLLEDVKNISAEGYPLLLKKAHDDVVIRKSDLENLSKIIGFQEKSGREMLNE; from the coding sequence ATGCTGGATTCACTTTATGAAAAGGCCTTGAAAAAGAGAAGTTATATTAATCAGAGATTAGAGGAAATCAGATTCTCACAATTGGATGCTGCAGAACACTGGGTTAATTTCCAGATAGAAGAAAGCACATCAGAAGTAAATATTGCTGCAGGCGATGGAAGTATAAATAAACGCAAGTTTTTGCCATTCATATTCTACGCTATTGATGCAGAAGGATTAATCCACACCAAAAATGGTCTTAAACGAGTTGAGAGCTCTGAAATTGACATTATCAACCACCATAAATATGTTGAGGATCGTTTAAGGAGTTATATGGAGATATTTGAAATAAAAAATGCCCTGAAAATGCTGGCTGAACATGAAGTTGATTTATTCCTCTTTGACGGATCTATTCTGGGCAACCTTATAAGACCGTTCCCCATTGAAAAAGAACTCAAAGAAGAAGTAAAAGAAAAAATAAGGGGGAAGTACTTACCAGCACTAGTTGAAGAGTTAAAATGTTCTGATGTGGGGATTTCTTCAGCTAAATTTGCTGGAGAAATCACCGCTGAATTTGAAGATAATACTGAACCTATGATCTACCTGGAAAACCTGGAAAAACTCCTGGTTATAAGCGAATTAATGGATATGAATGAGAAAATAGTTGCTATCTCCAAAACATCTACCCGTACCGAATATTTCGGTTCAAAAGTGCCTGATATGGCCATATTTGATATGCACCGTAAAACACAAGGGTACTCTAAACCAAGATATTCCAGTGTTTCAGAGGTTAAAAGGTATTTCCCAGTTAGAAACGATTTTCTGAAGAGTTTGACTTTCAGCATTTTTTACGCCAGATTATCCGATTATAAAAACATTCTAAAGTTTGAATTACCTTACCAAGCCACAGAAGAAGATATAAAAAAATTATTGGAAGATGTGAAGAACATCAGTGCAGAGGGATACCCTTTGTTACTAAAAAAAGCACATGATGATGTTGTAATCCGTAAAAGTGACTTGGAAAATCTTTCCAAGATAATTGGATTCCAGGAGAAAAGTGGGAGGGAAATGTTAAATGAATAG